The following are from one region of the Phycisphaeraceae bacterium genome:
- a CDS encoding ABC transporter ATP-binding protein, translating to MPKPRLTARSPYWRFARELLRKPSLAVTAALAAGFSAMGLGAGLTALAPVVKHLVDEDAAPLRELAASGRAELPDWLASRVPDAWIAALPDGRFETILWLVLALCVLTTLGATANFIHAYCAETMASNAASSVRRAAFRGAVNMPLRGVIGAHASDLVSRIVNDSVRLRQGLLTLVGKAPAQILKGIAAFIAALVIEPRSAAIIPVAIVLGLIIRKLGKRIKKASRGMMQSQAGLLSAANETLQGLRVVKVHTNERYEVGRFSRIDREYVRQELRARTAKAVASPLIETLALFVLAGSALFAARLIVSGTLDAPSFATALIALGISGASLKPLTNIVQEVQAAAPAAERLAELVDAEPECAIPRRAGRGKLRVRRPKRQPDLARHTRDIAFEGVTVRYPDAPEPALRALTLRVAHGETIAIVGPNGSGKTTLLSLIPRLFDPDEGRVLVDGVDIAGVRLRSLRQQIGVVTQEVVLFRGTIADNIAYGVRGATREQIERAARRAHAHDFIMQKAGAYDAQVGDAGVALSGGQRQRLAIARAVLRDPAILMLDEATSMIDADSEAHITQAIADFAKGRTTFVIAHRLSTVINADRIVVLDRGRLVDVGTHAQLLDRCEVYRTLASRQLLPAAV from the coding sequence GTGCCCAAGCCCCGGCTCACAGCCCGCAGCCCCTACTGGCGTTTCGCGCGCGAGCTCCTGCGCAAGCCCTCCCTCGCGGTCACCGCCGCGCTGGCCGCCGGGTTTTCCGCGATGGGGCTCGGCGCCGGGCTGACGGCGCTCGCGCCGGTCGTGAAGCACCTTGTCGACGAGGACGCCGCCCCCCTGCGCGAGCTGGCGGCCAGCGGGCGCGCCGAACTGCCCGACTGGCTCGCGTCGCGCGTCCCCGACGCGTGGATCGCCGCCCTCCCCGACGGGCGATTCGAGACCATCCTGTGGCTGGTCCTCGCGCTGTGCGTGCTCACCACGCTCGGCGCGACCGCCAACTTCATCCACGCCTACTGCGCCGAGACGATGGCCAGCAACGCCGCGTCCTCCGTCCGTCGCGCCGCGTTCCGAGGCGCCGTCAACATGCCCCTGCGAGGCGTGATCGGCGCGCACGCGTCCGACCTCGTCTCGCGCATCGTCAACGATTCCGTCCGCCTCCGTCAGGGCCTGCTCACGCTCGTGGGCAAGGCGCCGGCGCAGATCCTCAAGGGCATCGCCGCCTTTATCGCCGCGCTCGTCATCGAGCCGCGATCCGCCGCCATCATCCCCGTCGCGATCGTGCTCGGGCTCATCATCCGCAAGCTCGGCAAGCGCATCAAGAAGGCCTCGCGGGGCATGATGCAGTCGCAGGCCGGGCTGCTGTCGGCGGCCAACGAGACGCTCCAGGGCCTGCGCGTCGTGAAGGTCCACACCAACGAGCGCTACGAGGTCGGGCGATTCTCGCGCATCGACCGCGAGTATGTCCGACAGGAGCTGCGCGCCCGCACCGCCAAGGCGGTCGCCAGCCCCCTCATCGAGACCCTCGCGCTCTTCGTCCTCGCCGGTTCGGCGCTCTTCGCCGCCCGGCTGATCGTCAGCGGCACGCTCGACGCGCCCTCCTTCGCCACGGCGCTCATCGCGCTGGGCATCAGCGGCGCGTCGCTCAAGCCCCTGACCAACATCGTGCAAGAGGTCCAGGCCGCCGCCCCGGCCGCCGAACGCCTCGCCGAGCTGGTCGACGCCGAGCCCGAGTGCGCCATCCCCCGGCGCGCCGGGCGGGGCAAGCTGCGCGTGCGCAGGCCGAAGCGCCAACCCGACCTCGCGCGCCACACACGCGACATCGCGTTCGAGGGCGTCACCGTCCGCTACCCCGACGCGCCCGAGCCCGCCCTGCGCGCCCTCACCCTGCGCGTCGCCCACGGCGAGACCATCGCGATCGTCGGGCCCAACGGATCGGGCAAGACCACGCTGCTCTCCCTCATCCCCCGACTCTTCGACCCCGACGAGGGACGCGTCCTCGTCGACGGCGTCGACATCGCCGGCGTGCGCCTCCGATCCCTGCGCCAGCAGATCGGCGTCGTCACCCAGGAGGTCGTCCTCTTCCGAGGGACCATCGCCGACAATATCGCCTACGGCGTGCGCGGCGCGACCCGCGAACAGATCGAACGCGCCGCGCGCCGAGCCCACGCCCACGACTTCATCATGCAAAAGGCGGGCGCCTACGACGCCCAGGTCGGCGACGCCGGCGTCGCGCTCTCCGGCGGTCAGCGCCAGCGACTCGCCATCGCCCGCGCCGTGCTGCGCGACCCGGCGATCCTCATGCTCGACGAAGCCACCAGCATGATCGACGCCGACAGCGAGGCGCACATCACCCAGGCCATCGCCGACTTCGCGAAGGGGCGCACCACTTTCGTCATCGCCCACCGCCTCAGCACCGTCATCAACGCCGACCGCATCGTCGTTCTCGACCGGGGCCGGCTCGTCGATGTCGGAACCCACGCCCAGCTCCTCGACCGCTGCGAGGTCTACCGGACCCTCGCCAGTCGCCAGCTCCTGCCCGCGGCGGTCTGA
- the aroA gene encoding 3-phosphoshikimate 1-carboxyvinyltransferase translates to MSTHADPFPLPCVAGRRFEIAAALPASKSLSNRALLLAALAQGESIIHNPLLDADDGVAMLGALRALGVGLRERGDALRVRGVGGALHAPDDARPIDIRGAGTAMRFLAAACTLADAPVTLDGDERMRQRPIGELTDALAQLGARVEHLGAHGFPPVRVHPITNDATATLEVALPVTASSQFISALLLVGPWLAAGRGVRVRIAGDPPSKPYIDMTLRLLDRLGARVERNAALTDMTVGARTEGAGVEPFELTIEPDASAATYFLAAACALPGSAVTIAGLDPDSLQGDTRFHEHLRAMGALTSCDARGLRVVGPDRLRAIDADLADMPDAAMTLAALAVLAEGTTTIRGLRTLRVKESDRLAALKAELEKVGATVEIFAHARADASRDEGLRITPPPGGIDRATGAPRVEFDTYKDHRMAMALAVIGLVRPNCFVRDPSCVRKTFPRFWEAWVDLAGVSAQAPRDP, encoded by the coding sequence GTGAGCACGCACGCCGACCCCTTCCCGCTGCCCTGCGTCGCGGGCCGGCGGTTCGAGATCGCCGCCGCCCTCCCGGCGAGCAAAAGTCTCAGCAACCGCGCCCTCCTCCTCGCGGCCCTCGCGCAGGGCGAGTCGATCATCCACAACCCGCTCCTCGACGCCGACGACGGCGTTGCGATGCTCGGCGCGCTCCGCGCCCTGGGCGTCGGGCTGCGCGAGCGGGGCGACGCTTTGCGCGTCCGCGGCGTGGGCGGCGCGCTCCACGCCCCGGACGACGCGCGACCCATCGACATCCGCGGCGCCGGCACCGCCATGCGCTTCCTCGCCGCCGCCTGCACGCTCGCCGACGCGCCCGTCACCCTCGACGGCGACGAGCGCATGCGCCAGCGACCCATCGGCGAACTGACCGACGCCCTCGCGCAGCTCGGCGCACGCGTCGAGCACCTCGGCGCCCACGGGTTCCCGCCCGTGCGCGTGCACCCCATCACGAACGACGCGACCGCAACGCTCGAGGTCGCGCTCCCGGTCACCGCGTCCAGCCAGTTCATCAGTGCGCTGCTCCTCGTCGGGCCCTGGCTTGCTGCCGGGCGAGGCGTGCGCGTGCGCATCGCCGGCGACCCGCCAAGCAAACCCTACATCGACATGACCCTGCGGCTGCTCGATCGACTCGGCGCACGCGTCGAGCGCAACGCCGCGCTCACCGACATGACCGTCGGCGCGCGCACAGAAGGCGCAGGCGTCGAACCGTTTGAGCTGACCATCGAGCCCGACGCGAGCGCCGCGACCTACTTCCTCGCCGCCGCCTGCGCGCTGCCGGGCAGCGCCGTGACGATTGCCGGCCTCGACCCCGACTCACTCCAGGGCGACACACGCTTCCACGAGCACCTCCGCGCGATGGGCGCGCTCACCTCGTGCGACGCGCGCGGCCTGCGCGTCGTCGGCCCCGACCGCCTGCGCGCGATCGACGCCGACCTCGCCGACATGCCCGACGCCGCCATGACCCTCGCCGCCCTCGCCGTCCTCGCCGAGGGAACAACGACCATCCGGGGCCTGCGCACGCTCCGCGTGAAGGAGTCCGACCGTCTCGCCGCCCTGAAGGCCGAGCTCGAGAAGGTCGGCGCGACGGTCGAGATCTTCGCCCACGCCCGCGCCGACGCCTCGCGCGACGAGGGCCTGCGCATCACGCCCCCGCCAGGCGGGATCGACCGCGCCACGGGCGCGCCGCGAGTCGAGTTCGACACCTACAAGGACCATCGCATGGCGATGGCCCTCGCGGTGATCGGGCTCGTCCGCCCCAACTGTTTCGTCCGCGATCCCTCCTGTGTGCGCAAGACCTTCCCTCGCTTCTGGGAGGCGTGGGTCGACCTCGCCGGCGTGTCCGCTCAGGCGCCCCGGGACCCCTGA
- a CDS encoding co-chaperone GroES — MSKSRPTQAARLEIVEPIGARVLIRKDEDKKQTKAGLHLPDKIEIPTLTGRVVAVSSQVEHDDDYPIRQYDRVLFNPKHAIPVDFEGDNRLFVVPVEDVVAVFRTPGASEKA; from the coding sequence ATGAGCAAGTCCCGCCCGACCCAGGCCGCCAGACTCGAGATCGTCGAGCCCATCGGCGCGCGCGTCCTCATCCGAAAGGACGAGGACAAGAAGCAGACCAAGGCCGGGCTCCACCTGCCCGACAAGATCGAGATCCCCACGCTCACCGGGCGCGTGGTCGCCGTGTCCTCGCAGGTCGAGCACGACGACGATTACCCGATCAGGCAGTACGACCGCGTGCTGTTCAACCCCAAGCACGCCATCCCCGTGGACTTCGAGGGCGACAACCGCCTCTTCGTCGTGCCCGTCGAGGACGTCGTCGCGGTCTTCCGGACCCCCGGAGCGAGCGAGAAGGCGTGA
- a CDS encoding adenine phosphoribosyltransferase has protein sequence MHDPLDRLKALLVDVPDFPKPGITFKDITPLLASPQGLALAIELLANPYRGKGIDVVVGAESRGFIFGIAVAQTLSAGFAPVRKPGKLPRAKRSCSYELEYGKDTLEIHADAIRPGQRVLLVDDLIATGGTMGACLDLIEGMRAELVGVAVLIELLELKGRERFDLGDKLHAVLQL, from the coding sequence ATGCATGACCCGCTCGATCGTCTCAAGGCCCTGCTCGTGGATGTCCCCGACTTCCCCAAGCCGGGCATCACCTTCAAGGACATCACCCCCCTGCTCGCGAGCCCCCAAGGGCTGGCGCTGGCGATCGAGTTGCTCGCGAACCCGTACCGGGGCAAGGGCATCGATGTCGTGGTGGGCGCCGAGTCGCGCGGGTTCATCTTCGGCATCGCGGTGGCGCAGACGCTCTCTGCCGGGTTTGCGCCGGTGCGCAAACCGGGGAAGCTGCCTCGCGCCAAGCGGTCGTGCTCCTACGAGCTGGAGTACGGGAAGGACACGCTGGAGATCCACGCCGACGCGATCCGCCCGGGGCAGCGCGTGCTGCTGGTCGACGACCTGATCGCGACCGGGGGCACGATGGGCGCGTGCCTGGACCTGATCGAGGGCATGCGCGCCGAGCTGGTGGGCGTCGCGGTGCTGATCGAACTGCTCGAACTCAAGGGGCGCGAGCGGTTCGATCTGGGCGACAAGCTGCACGCGGTCCTGCAGCTCTGA
- a CDS encoding choice-of-anchor B family protein gives MPSPIRAVSPPRSWLSLVAIVCLGSSHSLALPPVDDLGPRHDKGGGAPSGPAGGESYEAMNIVLKSRISLQEFDLGMGADCWGYTSPSGREYAIMTFTDGLAFVEVTDPASPVIVARFPTNGSSLWADAKVIGDKCYFIKDRLDTGLHVYDMGQIDAGVVTKVTEFRASGLQWAHNIATNEATNFVYLCGANLPSDGLVAIDVSNPAQPVIAGSYNQSYVHDAHVVTWPHPGPWQGREIAFCAAADNGIDIVDVTNKSSMTRLARLAYPGLRYSHQLWVDVERRILFHNDELDELGGVVPTTTTRVFDVSSLTSPAFLGSFTAGLPAIDHNLYIRDGFVYQANYRSGMRVFDTRADFLNPPEVGWIDTFPEDDAAAFDGAWSVFPYFPSGTVLISDINRGLFVVDPTLALIGGSPASFAFVDGMPDNLPQRGAEIRVRIQSQNGRTVDPATATLTYHIHPGDDGHGGDHGRHDHPVGHYTTLPLEPLGNDDYLGRFPALPCGELVHYYFTVESTDGVRVNWPLAAPLEKHPADVADRVRVELDDDFEIDRGWTVGAPGTPGNNATTGRWERAIPVPTQFAPGEDASDDGQFAFVTGNGVPGGAAGANDVDGGSTTLVSPRIDGREANGRVRVMLWFKGQTLDTGDGLFVSLSNDDGATWTLVESITSPLPGWTAREYAIEDHLMRSETMRVRFVAADANIPSLVEAGVDEFLYTTKVCDPLLPGDANNDGTVNFADLNAVLSSFGEAGFMPGLLQGDVNNDGVVNFADLNEVLSNFGLSR, from the coding sequence ATGCCCAGCCCGATCCGTGCCGTCAGCCCTCCCCGCTCGTGGTTGTCATTGGTGGCGATCGTCTGCCTCGGGTCGTCGCACTCGCTCGCGCTGCCCCCTGTCGACGATCTCGGCCCGCGCCACGACAAGGGCGGCGGCGCGCCCAGCGGCCCGGCCGGCGGCGAGAGCTACGAAGCGATGAACATCGTGCTCAAGAGCCGCATCTCGCTCCAGGAATTCGATCTGGGCATGGGCGCCGACTGCTGGGGATACACCAGCCCCTCCGGGCGCGAATACGCCATCATGACCTTTACCGACGGTCTGGCGTTCGTCGAGGTCACCGACCCGGCGTCCCCCGTGATCGTCGCGCGATTCCCCACCAACGGGTCGAGTCTCTGGGCCGACGCCAAGGTCATCGGCGACAAGTGCTACTTCATCAAGGACCGCCTCGACACCGGCCTGCATGTCTACGACATGGGCCAGATCGACGCCGGCGTCGTCACCAAAGTCACCGAGTTCCGCGCCTCCGGGCTCCAGTGGGCGCACAACATCGCGACCAACGAGGCCACCAACTTCGTCTACCTCTGCGGCGCCAACCTGCCCTCCGACGGGCTCGTCGCGATCGATGTCAGCAACCCGGCGCAGCCCGTCATCGCAGGCTCCTACAACCAGTCCTACGTGCACGACGCCCACGTCGTCACCTGGCCCCACCCCGGGCCCTGGCAGGGGCGAGAGATCGCCTTCTGCGCCGCCGCAGACAACGGCATCGACATCGTCGATGTCACCAACAAGTCCAGCATGACGCGCCTCGCGCGCCTCGCGTACCCCGGCCTGCGCTACTCGCACCAGCTCTGGGTCGATGTCGAGCGCCGAATCCTCTTCCACAACGACGAACTCGACGAACTCGGCGGCGTCGTGCCCACCACCACCACGCGCGTCTTCGATGTCTCGTCCCTCACGAGCCCGGCTTTCCTCGGGTCGTTCACCGCCGGCCTGCCGGCGATCGACCACAACCTCTACATCCGCGACGGCTTCGTCTATCAGGCGAACTACCGCAGCGGCATGCGCGTCTTCGACACGCGCGCCGACTTCCTCAACCCGCCCGAGGTCGGCTGGATCGACACATTCCCCGAGGACGACGCCGCCGCCTTCGACGGCGCGTGGAGCGTCTTCCCCTATTTCCCCAGCGGCACGGTCCTCATCAGCGACATCAACCGCGGGCTCTTCGTCGTCGACCCCACCCTCGCCCTCATCGGCGGGTCGCCCGCCTCCTTCGCCTTCGTCGACGGGATGCCCGACAACCTTCCCCAGCGCGGCGCCGAGATCCGCGTGCGCATCCAGTCCCAGAACGGGCGCACCGTCGACCCCGCCACCGCCACGCTCACCTACCACATCCACCCCGGCGACGATGGTCACGGGGGCGATCACGGGCGACACGACCACCCCGTCGGACACTACACCACACTCCCCCTCGAGCCGCTCGGCAACGACGACTACCTCGGGCGGTTCCCCGCTCTGCCCTGCGGCGAGCTCGTGCACTACTACTTCACCGTCGAGTCCACCGACGGCGTGCGCGTGAACTGGCCCCTCGCCGCGCCCCTCGAGAAGCACCCGGCCGACGTCGCCGATCGCGTTCGCGTCGAACTCGACGACGACTTCGAGATCGACCGTGGCTGGACCGTCGGCGCGCCGGGAACCCCCGGCAACAACGCGACAACCGGGCGCTGGGAGCGCGCGATCCCTGTCCCGACCCAGTTCGCTCCGGGTGAAGACGCCAGCGACGACGGGCAGTTCGCCTTCGTCACCGGCAACGGCGTGCCGGGCGGCGCCGCCGGCGCGAACGACGTCGACGGCGGCTCGACCACGCTCGTCTCCCCACGCATCGACGGGCGCGAAGCGAACGGACGCGTCCGCGTCATGCTCTGGTTCAAGGGCCAGACGCTCGACACCGGCGACGGGCTCTTCGTCTCGCTCTCCAACGACGACGGCGCGACATGGACGCTCGTCGAGTCCATCACCTCGCCCCTGCCCGGCTGGACGGCGCGCGAGTACGCGATCGAGGACCACCTCATGCGCAGCGAGACCATGCGCGTCAGGTTCGTCGCCGCCGACGCCAACATCCCCTCGCTCGTCGAGGCCGGCGTCGACGAGTTCCTCTACACCACCAAGGTCTGCGACCCGCTCCTTCCCGGCGACGCCAACAACGACGGCACGGTCAACTTCGCCGATCTCAACGCCGTGCTCTCGTCCTTCGGCGAAGCCGGGTTCATGCCCGGGCTCCTGCAAGGCGACGTGAACAACGACGGCGTGGTTAACTTCGCCGACCTCAACGAGGTGCTGAGCAACTTCGGGCTCTCGCGCTGA
- a CDS encoding CPBP family intramembrane metalloprotease has product MAKDDASMNAGATRQGQRPGASDAARTLRPVPKRERQVPLGERRYAWVSQRPLHVLVFLLPLIIAYEVGSALYLYDAEQGVFETIRAHEQLMRVLGAFGSSAVFLPGILLVVVLVVWHLLSRDPWKLRPGVLGGMLVESALWALPLLVLGAMVQRVSGEALSAAGAAALAQNGQIIEDAPTLAKLTLAVGAGLYEELLFRLFGIAAIHFILVDLLRMKTRPGMVAAVVLSAVAFALYHDAAFLSGWGGLDLQRTAFLTIAGVYLGGVFVFRGFGIVVAAHAIYDIVVFTAS; this is encoded by the coding sequence ATGGCCAAGGACGACGCATCGATGAACGCCGGCGCGACACGCCAGGGGCAACGCCCCGGCGCCAGCGACGCCGCGCGCACCCTCCGTCCGGTTCCCAAGCGCGAACGCCAGGTCCCGCTGGGCGAGCGCCGCTACGCCTGGGTCTCGCAGCGCCCGCTCCACGTGCTGGTCTTCCTGCTCCCGCTCATCATCGCGTACGAAGTCGGCTCGGCGCTCTACCTCTACGACGCCGAGCAGGGCGTTTTCGAGACCATCCGCGCGCACGAACAACTCATGCGCGTGCTCGGCGCCTTCGGCTCCAGCGCCGTCTTCCTCCCGGGCATCCTGCTCGTGGTCGTGCTCGTCGTCTGGCACCTGCTCTCGCGCGACCCGTGGAAGCTTCGCCCCGGCGTGCTGGGCGGGATGCTCGTCGAGTCGGCCCTGTGGGCGCTGCCGCTGCTCGTGCTCGGCGCGATGGTCCAGCGCGTCTCGGGCGAGGCGCTGAGCGCCGCCGGCGCCGCCGCCCTCGCGCAGAACGGGCAGATCATCGAGGACGCGCCCACCCTCGCCAAGCTCACGCTCGCCGTCGGCGCCGGGCTCTACGAAGAGCTCCTGTTCCGGCTCTTCGGCATCGCGGCCATTCATTTCATCCTCGTCGACCTCTTGCGCATGAAGACGCGACCCGGGATGGTCGCGGCGGTGGTGCTCTCCGCCGTCGCGTTCGCGCTCTACCACGACGCCGCCTTCCTCAGCGGGTGGGGCGGGCTCGACCTCCAGCGCACCGCGTTCCTCACGATCGCCGGGGTGTACCTCGGGGGCGTCTTCGTGTTCCGGGGCTTCGGCATCGTCGTCGCCGCGCACGCGATCTACGACATCGTCGTGTTCACCGCCTCATAA
- the rpsT gene encoding 30S ribosomal protein S20, with product MAHSLSAKKRIRQNEKRRALNRWRKRAMRDSIKDLLDKVLHASVEDSEKAYRDACAVIDKTAQKGVIHKNTAARYKSRLNARVKAKKAAA from the coding sequence ATGGCTCACTCGCTCAGTGCAAAGAAGCGCATCCGTCAGAACGAGAAGCGTCGCGCTCTCAACCGCTGGCGCAAGCGTGCGATGCGCGACTCGATCAAGGACCTGCTCGACAAGGTCCTGCACGCGAGCGTCGAAGACTCCGAGAAGGCCTACCGCGACGCCTGCGCCGTGATCGACAAGACCGCGCAGAAGGGCGTGATCCACAAGAACACCGCCGCCCGCTACAAGTCGCGCCTCAACGCGCGCGTCAAGGCCAAGAAGGCCGCGGCCTGA
- a CDS encoding TIGR00730 family Rossman fold protein, protein MDEHDNKPDMIPDGLAHERLPIRPGYDDNRFLEGPRSRLEEAMRTLRIVREFLYGFRHLHFVGPCVTVFGSARFLPDNNYYQQGVEVGARLAKAGFTVMTGGGPGIMEAANRGAKQAGGRSIGCNIVLPFEQKPNPYLDDSLDFRYFFVRKVMLAKYSYAFVAMPGGFGTLDELFEVATLVQTEKINRFPIVLMGREFWLPMLDFFRERLVAQGTISPEDIDLLFVTDSPSDAVEHICRIVLRAPGEKPTRKAPRPITALGEKGYEGAEKDLERVR, encoded by the coding sequence ATGGACGAGCACGACAACAAGCCCGACATGATCCCCGACGGCCTCGCCCACGAGCGGCTCCCCATCCGCCCGGGCTACGACGACAACCGCTTCCTCGAGGGCCCGCGCTCCCGACTCGAAGAGGCCATGCGCACCCTGCGCATCGTCCGCGAGTTCCTCTACGGCTTCCGGCACCTCCACTTCGTCGGCCCCTGCGTCACCGTCTTCGGGTCCGCGCGATTCCTCCCCGACAACAACTACTACCAGCAGGGCGTCGAGGTCGGCGCACGACTCGCCAAGGCCGGCTTCACCGTCATGACCGGCGGCGGCCCCGGCATCATGGAGGCCGCCAACCGCGGCGCCAAGCAGGCCGGCGGGCGCAGCATCGGCTGCAACATCGTCCTGCCCTTCGAGCAGAAGCCCAACCCCTACCTCGACGACTCCCTCGACTTCCGCTACTTCTTCGTGCGCAAGGTCATGCTCGCGAAATACTCCTACGCCTTCGTCGCGATGCCCGGTGGCTTCGGCACGCTCGACGAATTGTTCGAAGTCGCGACGCTCGTGCAGACCGAGAAGATCAACCGCTTCCCGATCGTGCTGATGGGCCGCGAGTTCTGGCTGCCCATGCTCGACTTCTTCCGCGAGCGCCTCGTCGCGCAGGGCACGATCTCGCCCGAGGACATCGACCTGCTCTTCGTGACCGACTCGCCCTCCGACGCCGTGGAGCACATCTGCCGCATCGTCCTGCGCGCCCCGGGCGAGAAGCCCACGCGCAAGGCCCCCAGGCCCATCACCGCGCTGGGCGAGAAGGGCTACGAGGGCGCCGAGAAGGACCTGGAGCGGGTTCGCTGA
- a CDS encoding beta-propeller fold lactonase family protein, whose product MRLTRTMAILCAAGTIGTAAHAQSTVRSLYVTNNVGSPGSVAAFEVNPTNGAMTFLETAAAGFNPQGIALTPDGNYAIVINGTQNAVVEEVFALPILADGSFGAAAAPTLYPDGNLSLTVTRDGWIIIPSVLINGVTSSFVNAQGRVQEVDRKPAGTFATCAASTPDGKFVYVAGSGVNNLYSFSINTATGVLTSLGAPTGTTTIFALQTHPFLPILYGSTGLQNVIQAYDIDPDTGALTFRAAYPSGGGNSAVEMAVHPTGNYLYVCHVVSDTLQVLPINPDGSIGASIQSILIGSDIRDVATDGEYVYVTDESSISGSPVGVIVYKIETDGTLTQTAPAYATNGGRPQYMAVWVPPVTKCPGDTNGDQVVNFADLNEVLSAFGQAGDDLPADLNNDGVVNFADLNIVLSNFGVSCV is encoded by the coding sequence ATGAGACTCACCCGCACGATGGCGATCCTCTGCGCCGCAGGCACGATCGGAACCGCCGCCCACGCGCAGTCAACGGTCCGCTCGCTGTACGTCACCAACAACGTCGGCAGCCCCGGCAGCGTCGCCGCGTTCGAGGTCAACCCGACCAACGGCGCGATGACCTTCCTCGAGACCGCCGCCGCCGGCTTCAACCCGCAGGGCATCGCCCTCACGCCCGACGGCAACTACGCGATCGTCATCAACGGCACGCAGAACGCCGTCGTCGAAGAGGTCTTCGCCCTCCCCATCCTGGCCGACGGCTCCTTCGGCGCCGCCGCCGCCCCGACCCTCTACCCCGACGGCAACCTGAGTCTCACCGTCACACGCGATGGCTGGATCATCATCCCCTCCGTGCTCATCAACGGCGTGACCAGCTCCTTCGTCAACGCGCAGGGGCGCGTCCAGGAGGTCGACCGCAAGCCCGCCGGGACATTCGCCACCTGCGCCGCCTCCACCCCCGACGGCAAGTTCGTCTACGTCGCCGGCTCGGGCGTCAACAACCTCTATTCGTTCTCCATCAACACCGCGACCGGCGTGCTGACCTCGCTCGGCGCGCCCACCGGCACGACCACCATCTTCGCGCTCCAGACCCACCCCTTCCTCCCGATCCTCTACGGCTCCACCGGCCTTCAGAACGTCATCCAGGCCTACGACATCGACCCCGACACCGGCGCGCTCACCTTCCGCGCCGCGTATCCCTCCGGCGGCGGCAACAGCGCCGTCGAGATGGCCGTCCACCCCACCGGCAACTACCTCTATGTCTGCCACGTGGTCAGCGACACGCTCCAGGTCCTGCCGATCAACCCCGACGGCTCCATCGGCGCGTCCATCCAGTCCATCCTCATCGGCAGCGACATCCGCGACGTCGCCACCGACGGCGAGTACGTCTACGTCACCGACGAATCGAGCATCTCCGGCTCGCCAGTGGGCGTCATCGTCTACAAGATCGAAACCGACGGCACCCTCACCCAGACCGCCCCGGCCTACGCGACCAACGGCGGGCGCCCGCAGTACATGGCCGTCTGGGTCCCGCCCGTCACCAAGTGCCCCGGCGACACCAACGGCGACCAGGTCGTGAACTTCGCCGACCTCAACGAGGTCCTGTCCGCCTTCGGGCAGGCCGGCGACGACCTCCCGGCCGACCTCAACAACGACGGCGTCGTGAACTTCGCCGACCTGAACATCGTGCTGTCCAACTTTGGCGTCTCGTGCGTCTGA